In the genome of Emcibacter nanhaiensis, one region contains:
- a CDS encoding TetR/AcrR family transcriptional regulator, whose product MESYSFLEHSYIEWLAKRIDSGLFKKKGERSRERLKLAAARNLETKGYHEMRVADITHDAGVSDGAFYVYFQDKRDVTLAVMREFVELLEKSSENSTEKTPQGSPSAPFEMVRRQNLRYISVGRANAGLMRCILQITDQEAEFDRLVQKMNHDYYQRITKSALKKNEGKEWSKETVLFLAYSLGAMMDELFRRLVIQPDKYLCEIVAEIAPSDAALADLLSIIWIRVLYPSAGVPEGLSRSAKELMSAIRSSDNA is encoded by the coding sequence ATGGAAAGTTACAGTTTCTTGGAACATAGTTACATTGAATGGCTTGCAAAACGTATTGATAGCGGCCTTTTCAAGAAAAAGGGAGAAAGATCCAGGGAACGCCTTAAACTGGCAGCAGCTCGGAATCTTGAGACCAAGGGGTACCATGAAATGCGCGTCGCCGACATCACGCATGATGCTGGTGTGTCGGACGGGGCGTTTTATGTTTATTTCCAGGATAAGAGGGATGTTACTCTTGCGGTTATGAGGGAATTTGTGGAACTCCTCGAGAAGTCCTCTGAAAATTCGACAGAGAAAACGCCCCAGGGGAGCCCCTCTGCGCCGTTTGAAATGGTACGGCGGCAGAATCTCAGATATATCTCGGTAGGTCGGGCAAACGCTGGCCTGATGCGTTGCATTCTTCAGATCACTGATCAGGAGGCAGAGTTTGATCGATTGGTGCAGAAGATGAACCATGACTACTACCAGCGGATTACGAAAAGTGCTCTCAAGAAAAATGAAGGGAAGGAGTGGTCTAAAGAAACGGTGTTGTTCTTAGCCTATTCACTGGGCGCTATGATGGACGAACTGTTTCGTCGCCTGGTAATTCAACCTGATAAATATCTTTGTGAGATTGTAGCAGAGATAGCCCCGTCCGATGCTGCGTTGGCCGATCTTCTCAGTATAATCTGGATTAGAGTTCTCTACCCCTCTGCAGGCGTTCCAGAAGGGCTGTCGCGTTCCGCAAAAGAGCTTATGTCCGCGATCAGATCATCGGACAACGCA
- a CDS encoding helix-turn-helix domain-containing protein, producing MSWNQPPVEVLTIDWLKEKKEIRLINEPESIYRTDAPIPAEIGKGWVEFQNLSLGTSLCQGSFTFTPKASGQFISLPMERGNLDGPILTILSVRKGQVAIRSADVNQEYWLDNNIQAFTYRQFLDCTLRLNTNEAVELASIKISQSFLYRFFGEEETHRLLRALNIEKISSIQCMATPVYISEILHGNIHKPIVDDMGKYYVQVKILEYLTLLAQYLSSLKSNNESSSHKARILKEIHDELVEFDGKIPTLDELSKRYGMSGRVLNNKFKNRYGESIWSFMNNQRLYRAHKAIQSSDIALKALSAQLGYSYVNHFITAFKRKFGYTPGNLRRQVSGRIHIPHSKVQVDGHFANGSANQIKSDFQFSD from the coding sequence ATGTCTTGGAACCAACCACCGGTAGAAGTACTTACAATAGACTGGTTAAAGGAAAAAAAAGAAATACGTCTAATAAACGAGCCTGAATCAATCTACAGAACAGACGCTCCAATTCCTGCAGAAATAGGCAAAGGTTGGGTAGAGTTCCAGAATCTGAGTTTGGGGACCAGTCTCTGCCAGGGCTCTTTCACCTTCACTCCCAAAGCGTCAGGACAGTTTATTTCCTTACCTATGGAACGCGGTAACCTTGATGGACCAATTTTGACCATACTCTCTGTCAGAAAGGGACAGGTAGCTATCCGATCGGCTGATGTTAACCAAGAATATTGGCTAGACAATAATATTCAGGCATTTACGTATCGGCAGTTCCTTGATTGCACTCTGCGACTTAATACAAATGAAGCCGTTGAATTGGCCTCGATAAAGATCAGTCAATCATTTCTTTATCGTTTTTTTGGGGAAGAAGAAACTCATAGGCTTTTGCGAGCATTGAATATTGAAAAAATCTCCTCAATACAATGCATGGCGACTCCTGTCTATATTTCAGAGATTTTGCATGGAAACATACATAAGCCGATAGTAGATGATATGGGAAAATACTATGTTCAGGTCAAGATTCTTGAATATTTGACATTATTAGCCCAATACTTGAGTTCTTTGAAATCAAACAACGAAAGTTCTTCGCATAAGGCTAGAATACTGAAAGAAATTCATGATGAACTGGTTGAGTTTGATGGCAAAATCCCAACACTTGACGAGTTGTCTAAAAGATATGGTATGTCCGGTAGGGTGCTCAATAATAAATTCAAAAATAGATACGGTGAGAGTATTTGGTCTTTCATGAATAATCAGCGGCTGTATAGGGCTCACAAGGCAATTCAAAGCAGCGACATTGCACTTAAAGCGCTGTCTGCTCAACTCGGCTATTCTTACGTTAACCACTTTATCACCGCCTTTAAGCGTAAATTTGGTTACACACCAGGTAATCTTCGCAGGCAAGTGTCTGGACGAATCCACATTCCCCATAGCAAGGTACAAGTAGACGGTCATTTTGCGAATGGTTCGGCCAATCAGATAAAGTCTGACTTTCAGTTTAGTGACTAG